TGCCTGTTAAGCATCCTGAGCTCTTCGAAGCACTGGGCATTGCTCAGCCCAAGGTGAGGAGCAGGGCTTCTCCAGGAGGGCCAAGTTGTACTTTACTACTCCTGCCCCAGCCAGCCCTACTGCAGGGGTCGGGGAGGCACCAGGATAGGCTGCATCCTTCTTGGGCTGGCCCTCCCCCTGAAGAGTGGCGGGGGAAGTGTTCTAGGGCAGTGAGGTGGGTTTTGGATATAAGCTCCAGAACAGCTCcttgatgttcttttttttttttttttttttggtatcccTAACATCTAGCAAGGGATCCAGCACTCAGCACTCGGTAAATGTTCACTGAATGAGATGGGGGTATAGCTTTCTGTCCTGAGTGCTGCTGTTCCCCTGTAGGGAGTGCTGCTGTATGGACCTCCAGGCACTGGGAAGACGCTGTTGGCCCGAGCTGTGGCTCATCATACGGACTGTACCTTTATTCGTGTCTCTGGCTCTGAATTGGTACAGAAATTCATAGGGGAAGGTAACCATGGCCAGTAACGTGAGAAGCAAGAGGTAGGGGGTTAGGGAGCTAATAAGCTCCCTAACACCAGCTCGGCCTCCACACAGGGGCAAGAATGGTGAGGGAGTTGTTTGTCATGGCACGGGAACATGCTCCATCTATCATCTTCATGGACGAAATCGACTCCATCGGCTCCTCGCGGCTGGAGGGGGGTTCTGGGGGGGACAGTGAAGTGCAGCGCACAATGCTGGAGTTGCTCAACCAGCTGGATGGCTTTGAGGCCACCAAGAACATCAAGGTAAGGTGGTAGCAGCCTTGGGATGGGCCCAGGGAAGGCCTGGGTGCCATGCAGGTTGAGGAAGAGCTTAGCTGATCCTCACCCGCTTTCTCTGCTCAGGTTATCATGGCTACTAATAGGATTGATATCCTGGACTCGGCGCTGCTTCGCCCAGGGCGTATTGACAGAAAAATTGAATTCCCACCCCCCAACGAGGAGGTTTGTGATGGGCACTGTGCAAAGTGGCTCTGGCAGTGGGGGTAGGGATGGGGTGTGGGGCTCAGGCCTTTCCTTGCCATCTCCAGGCCCGGCTGGACATTTTGAAGATTCATTCTCGGAAGATGAACCTGACCCGCGGGATCAACCTGAGAAAAATTGCTGAGCTCATGCCAGGAGCATCAGGGGCTGAAGTGAAGGTAATTGGAGTACCCACCAAAAacagggcagaggcaggaagctCTAGGCTCAAGGGCCACAGATGAGGGGAACAGCAGTGGGGCCTCAACTTCCTTTTCCTGTTCAGGGCGTGTGCACAGAAGCCGGCATGTATGCCCTGCGAGAACGGCGAGTCCATGTCACTCAGGAGGACTTTGAGATGGCAGTAGCCAAGGTATAGGCCTCCATCTTTGTGCCTTTGCTGATGGTGGCTCTGGGGCAGTGGGCTAGGGCATGCTTGCGTTCGTAACTTAACATTCATTTTCTCCCCCACCCCTAGGTCATGCAGAAGGACAGTGAGAAAAACATGTCCATCAAGAAATTATGGAAGTGAGTGGACAGCCTTTGTGTGGATCCCTCCAATAAAGCTCTGTGGGCCAAGTCCTCTAGGACTCCAGTCTGTTAATGAGGGCTGTGCTGTTCAAGGATCAGGTCCAGACACCACCAATAGATGAAAGGATTTATTTGGATCCCAGTGCCAGAAGTGGCACTCGC
The Papio anubis isolate 15944 chromosome 17, Panubis1.0, whole genome shotgun sequence genome window above contains:
- the PSMC5 gene encoding 26S proteasome regulatory subunit 8 isoform X3, with protein sequence MELEEGKAGSGLRQYYLSKIEELQLIVNDKSQNLRRLQAQRNELNAKVRLLREELQLLQEQGSYVGEVVRAMDKKKVLVKVHPEGKFVVDVDKNIDINDVTPNCRVALRNDSYTLHKILPNKVDPLVSLMMVEKVPDSTYEMIGGLDKQIKEIKEVIELPVKHPELFEALGIAQPKGVLLYGPPGTGKTLLARAVAHHTDCTFIRVSGSELVQKFIGEGARMVRELFVMAREHAPSIIFMDEIDSIGSSRLEGGSGGDSEVQRTMLELLNQLDGFEATKNIKVIMATNRIDILDSALLRPGRIDRKIEFPPPNEEARLDILKIHSRKMNLTRGINLRKIAELMPGASGAEVKGVCTEAGMYALRERRVHVTQEDFEMAVAKVMQKDSEKNMSIKKLWK
- the PSMC5 gene encoding 26S proteasome regulatory subunit 8 isoform X1, which codes for MLSLRSPNFFLLRKATWCQTLFKVPCKWLYPLGCLTCRLRLTLCLQMELEEGKAGSGLRQYYLSKIEELQLIVNDKSQNLRRLQAQRNELNAKVRLLREELQLLQEQGSYVGEVVRAMDKKKVLVKVHPEGKFVVDVDKNIDINDVTPNCRVALRNDSYTLHKILPNKVDPLVSLMMVEKVPDSTYEMIGGLDKQIKEIKEVIELPVKHPELFEALGIAQPKGVLLYGPPGTGKTLLARAVAHHTDCTFIRVSGSELVQKFIGEGARMVRELFVMAREHAPSIIFMDEIDSIGSSRLEGGSGGDSEVQRTMLELLNQLDGFEATKNIKVIMATNRIDILDSALLRPGRIDRKIEFPPPNEEARLDILKIHSRKMNLTRGINLRKIAELMPGASGAEVKGVCTEAGMYALRERRVHVTQEDFEMAVAKVMQKDSEKNMSIKKLWK
- the PSMC5 gene encoding 26S proteasome regulatory subunit 8 isoform X2 codes for the protein MALDGPEQMELEEGKAGSGLRQYYLSKIEELQLIVNDKSQNLRRLQAQRNELNAKVRLLREELQLLQEQGSYVGEVVRAMDKKKVLVKVHPEGKFVVDVDKNIDINDVTPNCRVALRNDSYTLHKILPNKVDPLVSLMMVEKVPDSTYEMIGGLDKQIKEIKEVIELPVKHPELFEALGIAQPKGVLLYGPPGTGKTLLARAVAHHTDCTFIRVSGSELVQKFIGEGARMVRELFVMAREHAPSIIFMDEIDSIGSSRLEGGSGGDSEVQRTMLELLNQLDGFEATKNIKVIMATNRIDILDSALLRPGRIDRKIEFPPPNEEARLDILKIHSRKMNLTRGINLRKIAELMPGASGAEVKGVCTEAGMYALRERRVHVTQEDFEMAVAKVMQKDSEKNMSIKKLWK